The Parafrankia discariae genomic interval CGATGCCACTCCGAGGACCTGGGCTTCGAACCGGTGAGCGGCCGGGGGACGATCCACAGCCTCACCGTCATGACGGAGGCACTGGTACCCGGCTTCGAGCCGGCCCTCCCGCTGATCGTCGTCGCCGTCGAGCTCGACGAGCAGGAAGGGTTGGTCGTGGTGTCGAATCTGGTCGGCGACCACGGACCGGGCGCCCGGATCGGGGCGCGGGTCGAAGTGGCGTTCGAGCGCCTGCCGGACGACGGCGGCCTGCTCCCCCAGTTCCGGGTGGGCGAAGGAGCGACCGCATGACCCGCCCGGCCGGTCGGGGCGCGGCGGTCGTCGGCACCGGGTTCTCCGACGTCGCCCGCCGGTCCTCGCGCCCGCTCGGCGCGCACGTGATCCAGGCGTGCCTGCGGGCGGTCGAGGACTGCGGCTTGTCGGTGGCCGACATCGACGGTCTGGCCAACTATCCGAATCCGTCCCGACCGGTCGGCGCGATCGTGGACGGCGTCGACGTGGCCGGCGTGAACTACGTCGCCCGGACACTCGGCCTCGACAACCTCGGCTGGGCGTGCTCGGTCTCGCAGGGGACAGTCGTCGGCGCCCTCGTCGAGGCGATCAACGCGGTACTCGCCGGCGCGGCCCGGCACGTCCTGGTGTGGCGCGGGATGTACAACCCGCCCGGGCACTTCGGCCGGGTCGAGGCCGACGTCGCGGAGGCGGACAACCAGTTCACGCACCCCTACGGTCTCGGCCACACCGTCCCGGCCTTCGCGCTGCCGTACGCCCGGTACCTGTGGAAGTACGGAAAATCCCGGGCCGACATGGCCGCTTTCGTGTCGAGGAATCGGGAGCTCGTCGTCGACGACCCGGACGCCGTCTTCTCGGGACAACCGCTTTCGGCGGACGACTACCTCCAGGCCCGGATGATCGCGACGCCGCTGTCGTTGTACGACTGCGACATGCCGGTCACCGGCTGCGGCGCGGTGGTCGTCTCCTCCGCCGAGCGGGCCAGGGACCTCCGCCGGCGCCCCGCCCATGTCGCCGGTCACGTGAGCCTGGGGCTGCCGCGCCACAACAGCCCGATCATGCAGTACGAGCACCTTGCCGAAAGCGGGCGGCAGCTCGGGGCACTGCTGTGGAAGCGCGCCGGCCTGCGTCCGTCCGACGTCGATCAGGCCAATCTTTATGACGGCTTCAGCTACTACGTTCCGTTCTGGGCGGAATGGTTGGGGTTCTGCGGCGAGGGCGAAGGGCTCGACTATCTCGCGAGGGACCCGGCCGACCGCGTCCCGGTCAACACGAACGGCGGCGCCCTGGGCCGAGGCCGGCTGCACGGCACACCACAGGTGATCGAGGCGGTCCGCCAGCTGCAGGGCCGCGCGTTCCACCAGGTC includes:
- a CDS encoding Zn-ribbon domain-containing OB-fold protein, encoding MNDTAAAAEGARTERDPRATERVGTITNDHAGVVRRPRPVPTRLTNGFWAAAARRELGIQRCRACGRRFHPPVPVCSRCHSEDLGFEPVSGRGTIHSLTVMTEALVPGFEPALPLIVVAVELDEQEGLVVVSNLVGDHGPGARIGARVEVAFERLPDDGGLLPQFRVGEGATA
- a CDS encoding thiolase C-terminal domain-containing protein — its product is MTRPAGRGAAVVGTGFSDVARRSSRPLGAHVIQACLRAVEDCGLSVADIDGLANYPNPSRPVGAIVDGVDVAGVNYVARTLGLDNLGWACSVSQGTVVGALVEAINAVLAGAARHVLVWRGMYNPPGHFGRVEADVAEADNQFTHPYGLGHTVPAFALPYARYLWKYGKSRADMAAFVSRNRELVVDDPDAVFSGQPLSADDYLQARMIATPLSLYDCDMPVTGCGAVVVSSAERARDLRRRPAHVAGHVSLGLPRHNSPIMQYEHLAESGRQLGALLWKRAGLRPSDVDQANLYDGFSYYVPFWAEWLGFCGEGEGLDYLARDPADRVPVNTNGGALGRGRLHGTPQVIEAVRQLQGRAFHQVDGARVTLAQAGDPSHGAAAVVLTAED